One genomic window of Notamacropus eugenii isolate mMacEug1 chromosome 6, mMacEug1.pri_v2, whole genome shotgun sequence includes the following:
- the LOC140512375 gene encoding uncharacterized protein, whose protein sequence is MNVGGQGNVERRDPRIQNALQVTRRCGRRTWWGAYGGWPWGRGGERGRGAPRGGGWRWFPAHSFLPAAGAPHPSGAAGLRGSRSRRPLPRRAPPRCPPPGAPPLAAGRVAAAPAAAGSSPPPLFFVRRERRRCGRARAEAPSLARPLLRGEGRERGCPAPPRPPSVPPALSGSCLLLLLLLPVVLAPPSLLSFAARISLEFYSLPHVTHRVKLHLRRVTHQHSASPSRPGHRQQQPPPTEEPQPGSQPAPPSAECAAAAAHGNARTRPETPERPRLAAPEAELAERLRKPPGPTKRLRRGRGGGKVAAAFTALTPWGSACRGREEAFVCHLAARENGRKGEFLRGYGLLRQLYPTHFSPSYEENRRTLGQFWPTDPGGGTHVSPRGNGAGRRTPGTFECRAALAAAGMGCRCFGGIGVGPHPPRHVLTPPPRNPHVVNLVDFTPHSPPPRPGVRRGQSAEPCLKRKACFVGRPGLTRGEPPACLGPGTGDGPTSEYLEVGLIILFERLTPGFYFAVLVIVADPDALLHCEGDFPRMA, encoded by the exons ATGAATGTGGGGGGTCAGGGGAATGTGGAAAGGAGAGATCCGAGGATACAGAACGCTTTACAAG TGACCCGGCGGTGCGGGAGGAGGACCTGGTGGGGAGCGTACGGGGGGTGGccgtgggggaggggaggggagcgggGGAGGGGGGCTCCGCGGGGGGGCGGGTGGCGGTGGTTTCCCGCACATTCCTTCCTCCCCGCCGCGGGCGCCCCGCACCCCTCCGGGGCCGCCGGGCTGCGGGGGTCCCGCTCCCGCCGCCCCCTCCCCCGCCGCGCCCCTCCCCGGTGCCCCCCGCCAGGAGCGCCGCCGCTGGCTGCAGGCAGAGTCGCTGCCGCCCCGGCCGCCGCTGGCTCCAGTCCGCCGCCATTATTCTTTGTTCGCCGAGAGCGGCGGCGATGTGGTCGGGCTCGGGCGGAGGCTCCATCTTTAGCGCGGCCCCTCCTGCGAGGGGAAGGCCGCGAGCGCGGGTGTCCGGCGCCTCCCCGTCCCCCCTCCGTCCCCCCGGCTCTCTCGGgctcctgcctcctcctcctgctcctcttaCCGGTGGTACTGGCTCCTCCGTCACTGCTTTCGTTCGCGGCCCGGATCTCGCTGGAGTTTTATTCTCTCCCCCACGTAACACACCGCGTCAAACTACACCTCCGCCGCGTCACTCACCAACACTCCGCTTCTCCCAGCCGCCCGGGCCACAGGCAGCAGCAGCCGCCGCCGACTGAGGAGCCGCAGCCAGGGAGCCAGCCAGCGCCGCCCAGTGCCGAGTGCGCAGCGGCGGCCGCGCACGGAAACGCCCGAACTCGGCCGGAGACGCCCGAGCGGCCCCGCCTCGCGGCTCCGGAGGCGGAACTTGCCGAGCGGCTTCGGAAACCCCCGGGCCCGACGAAGAGGCTTCGACGGGGGAGGGGAGGCGGGAAGGTGGCTGCGGCATTTACCGCGCTAACCCCGTGGGGCTCAGCttgcaggggaagggaagaagcgtTTGTTTGTCACCTGGCGGCCCGAGAAAACGGTAGAAAGGGGGAATTCCTCCGGGGCTATGGCTTATTAAGGCAACTCTACCCTACccacttctctccttcctacGAGGAAAATCGGCGGACTCTAGGGCAGTTCTGGCCAACTGACCCCGGCGGAGGGACACACGTCTCTCCACGTGGAAACGGAGCTGGCCGCCGTACCCCGGGAACGTTCGAATGCCGAGCTGCGCTGGCAGCCGCAGGAATGGGGTGCCGGTGCTTTGGGGGCATCGGGGTGGGTCCTCATCCTCCCAGACACGTGCTTACCCCTCCCCCGCGAAATCCACACGTGGTGAACCTGGTAGATTTCACCccacattccccacccccacgTCCCGGCGTTCGTCGTGGGCAATCTGCTGAGCCCTGTCTGAAACGGAAAGCCTGCTTTGTTGGCCGGCCCGGATTGACCCGGGGTGAGCCACCAGCGTGTCTTGGACCCGGTACTGGTGATGGTCCAACTTCAGAGTATTTAGAAGTTGGCTTAATAATACTTTTTGAACGGCTGACCCCTGGCTTCTACTTTGCTGTTCTTGTTATCGTAGCTGATCCAGATGCCTTGCTTCACTGTGAGGGTGATTTCCCGAG gATGGCTtaa